In the Flavobacterium sp. J372 genome, one interval contains:
- the atpA gene encoding F0F1 ATP synthase subunit alpha, with product MAEIKPAEISAILKKQLSGFESGATLEEVGTVLNVGDGIARAYGLSNAQYGELVEFDNGLEGIVLNLEEDNVGIVLLGSTAGIKEGSTVKRTQRIASLRVGEQMVGRVVDTLGNPIDGKGPIGGDLYEMPLERKAPGVIFRQPVTEPLQTGIKAVDAMIPVGRGQRELVIGDRQTGKSTVCIDTILNQKEFYDAGQPVFCIYVAVGQKASTVAGIAKTLEEKGALAYTIIVAANASDPAPMQVYAPFAGAAIGEYFRDTGRPALIVYDDLSKQAVAYREVSLLLRRPPGREAYPGDVFYLHSRLLERAAKVIADDEIAKNMNDLPESLRPIVKGGGSLTALPIIETQAGDVSAYIPTNVISITDGQIFLESDLFNSGVRPAINVGISVSRVGGNAQIKSMKKVAGTLKLDQAQFRELEAFAKFGSDLDAVTLNVIEKGRRNVEILKQAINDPYTVEDQVAIIYAGSKNLLRNVPVNKVKEFEKDYIDYLNAKHKDTLNALKAGKFTDEITDVLEKAAGEIAAKY from the coding sequence ATGGCAGAAATTAAGCCTGCTGAAATTTCAGCAATATTAAAGAAACAACTTTCCGGTTTTGAATCGGGCGCTACTTTAGAAGAAGTAGGTACAGTACTGAACGTAGGTGACGGTATTGCCCGTGCTTACGGATTGTCTAACGCGCAATACGGCGAACTTGTTGAGTTTGATAACGGCCTTGAAGGTATCGTTCTTAACCTTGAAGAAGACAACGTTGGTATTGTATTGCTGGGTTCTACGGCAGGTATTAAAGAAGGCTCTACTGTAAAAAGGACACAGCGTATCGCGTCACTTCGCGTAGGTGAGCAGATGGTAGGCCGTGTGGTAGATACTCTTGGTAACCCTATTGACGGCAAAGGCCCAATTGGTGGTGACCTTTATGAGATGCCGCTTGAGCGTAAAGCTCCGGGCGTTATCTTCCGCCAGCCGGTAACCGAGCCGCTCCAAACAGGTATCAAGGCTGTTGACGCGATGATCCCGGTAGGCCGTGGCCAGCGTGAGCTTGTTATTGGTGACCGCCAGACAGGTAAGTCAACTGTTTGTATTGACACCATACTTAATCAGAAAGAATTTTACGATGCAGGCCAGCCTGTATTCTGTATATATGTTGCAGTAGGCCAGAAGGCTTCAACTGTGGCAGGTATCGCCAAGACCCTTGAAGAAAAAGGTGCTCTTGCTTATACCATCATCGTAGCGGCAAACGCATCAGACCCTGCACCGATGCAGGTATACGCTCCGTTTGCAGGTGCTGCAATCGGTGAGTATTTCCGTGACACGGGCCGTCCTGCACTTATCGTGTATGATGACCTTTCTAAGCAGGCAGTTGCCTACCGTGAGGTGTCACTACTACTTCGCCGCCCACCGGGACGTGAAGCTTACCCTGGTGACGTATTCTACCTTCACTCAAGGCTTCTTGAACGTGCAGCGAAAGTTATTGCTGATGACGAGATTGCAAAAAACATGAATGACCTTCCTGAATCACTTAGGCCAATCGTTAAAGGTGGCGGATCGCTAACGGCGCTTCCAATCATCGAGACACAGGCGGGTGACGTTTCTGCATATATCCCGACAAACGTAATTTCGATTACTGACGGACAGATATTCCTTGAATCAGACCTATTTAACTCGGGTGTACGTCCGGCTATCAACGTGGGTATCTCGGTATCGCGTGTAGGTGGTAACGCTCAGATCAAGTCGATGAAGAAAGTTGCCGGTACGCTTAAGCTTGACCAGGCGCAATTCCGTGAGCTTGAAGCGTTTGCTAAGTTTGGTTCAGACCTTGATGCTGTTACGCTAAACGTAATTGAAAAAGGCCGCCGTAACGTAGAGATACTTAAGCAGGCAATTAACGACCCTTACACTGTAGAAGACCAGGTTGCAATCATCTACGCAGGTTCTAAAAACCTGTTGAGGAATGTGCCGGTTAACAAGGTGAAGGAGTTTGAAAAAGACTATATAGATTACCTAAACGCTAAGCACAAAGACACGCTTAACGCCCTCAAGGCAGGTAAATTTACAGACGAGATTACTGACGTGCTTGAGAAAGCAGCAGGTGAAATCGCAGCGAAATATTAA
- the atpG gene encoding ATP synthase F1 subunit gamma, with translation MANLKEIRNRITSVSSTMQITSAMKMVSAAKLKKAQDAITAMRPYAEKLTELLQNLSATLDGDTGGKFAEQREVNRVLIVAITSNRGLAGAFNSNVIKQVRVLQEQYAGKQVDVLTIGKKGNDGLRKSANIIDNNNGIFDALTFENVAAVAESLMQRFADGEYDRIEIVYNHFKNAATQIVKTEQFLPLEPIAATEVKTTVTDYIFEPSKEEIVLSLIPLSLKTQLYKAVRDSFASEHGARMTAMHKATDNATELRNQLKLTYNKARQAAITGEILEIVGGAEALNN, from the coding sequence ATGGCAAACTTAAAGGAAATACGTAACAGGATTACCTCGGTTTCATCAACCATGCAGATTACCAGTGCCATGAAAATGGTTTCTGCTGCCAAGTTGAAAAAAGCCCAGGACGCCATTACAGCCATGAGGCCGTATGCTGAAAAGCTTACAGAGCTACTACAGAACCTGAGCGCTACACTTGATGGTGATACAGGAGGCAAATTTGCCGAGCAACGCGAAGTAAACCGTGTGCTTATTGTTGCCATCACCTCAAACAGGGGTTTGGCAGGCGCTTTTAACTCTAACGTTATTAAGCAGGTAAGAGTGCTTCAGGAGCAATATGCGGGTAAGCAGGTAGATGTTTTGACTATTGGTAAGAAAGGTAATGACGGTTTGAGGAAATCAGCCAACATTATTGACAACAACAACGGCATTTTTGATGCGCTTACTTTTGAAAATGTTGCTGCTGTTGCTGAAAGTCTGATGCAGAGGTTTGCTGACGGTGAGTATGACAGGATCGAGATTGTGTATAACCACTTTAAGAATGCTGCTACACAAATTGTAAAGACCGAACAGTTTTTACCGCTTGAGCCGATAGCAGCAACAGAGGTTAAGACAACTGTTACTGACTATATTTTTGAGCCTTCAAAAGAAGAGATAGTACTTAGCCTTATACCGCTTTCGCTGAAGACACAGCTGTACAAGGCAGTACGTGATTCATTCGCATCAGAGCATGGCGCGCGTATGACGGCAATGCACAAAGCCACAGACAACGCTACTGAGCTTAGAAACCAGCTTAAGCTTACTTACAACAAAGCCCGACAGGCTGCCATTACAGGCGAAATTCTTGAAATTGTTGGTGGTGCAGAAGCATTGAACAACTAA
- a CDS encoding GTP pyrophosphokinase family protein has protein sequence MLSQAELKLEVDKHVIFTNLLHQLLTSLLNSSGIKYHVIECRTKTLDSLSEKTERKEIQNLSDITDISGLRIILYYQDDVDKVVDMIKSNFVIDDKNSINKADLYSSNEFGYLSLHYIVSINKKRNILPEWALYKSLKSEIQIRTVLQHSWASISHELSYKKQYDIPKELQRKLFRLAGLFELADEQFLKIRDEHESLKTHIENVGQADKIENEKINLLTISYVFQPGKKLGIFKDIEYIALTSGFSDSTESDIDVKDEQYSEIITLSKILGLSTIGELENKLQIVKPKLENFFTELINQKSGRNWYGDITFFVSLALLYLLNSEQLELYKKQANHWSKMLFERVAKTVEKLKG, from the coding sequence ATGTTATCTCAAGCTGAATTAAAATTAGAGGTTGATAAACACGTTATTTTCACAAACCTATTGCATCAACTTCTTACATCGCTTTTAAATTCTTCTGGAATTAAATATCATGTAATTGAATGTAGAACCAAAACTCTTGATAGTTTATCCGAAAAAACTGAGCGAAAAGAAATTCAAAACTTATCTGATATTACAGATATTTCTGGGCTGAGAATTATATTATATTATCAAGACGATGTTGATAAAGTAGTTGATATGATAAAAAGCAACTTCGTTATTGATGATAAAAATTCTATAAATAAAGCGGATTTGTATAGTTCAAATGAATTTGGCTATTTATCTCTACATTATATTGTATCAATAAATAAAAAGCGGAATATTTTACCTGAATGGGCATTATATAAGAGTCTTAAAAGTGAAATACAAATCAGAACTGTTCTTCAACATTCATGGGCATCGATTTCTCACGAATTGTCATACAAAAAGCAATATGATATTCCAAAAGAACTTCAAAGGAAATTATTCAGATTAGCCGGACTTTTTGAATTAGCGGATGAACAATTTTTGAAAATTAGAGATGAGCATGAAAGTCTTAAAACTCATATTGAAAATGTTGGACAAGCAGATAAAATTGAGAATGAAAAGATTAATTTATTAACTATTTCTTACGTGTTTCAGCCAGGAAAAAAATTAGGAATTTTTAAGGACATTGAATATATAGCACTAACGTCTGGATTTTCAGATAGTACTGAATCGGACATTGATGTAAAAGATGAACAATATTCTGAAATAATTACTCTTAGTAAGATATTGGGATTAAGTACGATTGGAGAGCTTGAGAACAAACTCCAAATAGTCAAACCAAAACTCGAGAATTTTTTCACAGAGTTGATAAATCAAAAATCAGGACGTAATTGGTATGGCGATATTACCTTCTTTGTATCATTGGCACTATTATATTTACTAAATAGTGAACAACTTGAATTATACAAAAAACAGGCTAATCATTGGAGTAAGATGCTTTTTGAAAGAGTTGCAAAGACAGTAGAAAAGCTAAAAGGATAA
- a CDS encoding lipopolysaccharide biosynthesis protein has product MSQFKNLFKQTAIYGLATVLPRMLSFLLVRLYTDLLPEEEYGEVSIIFSWIVFFNVILAYGMETSFFRFYNKDDSAKVTSTTTVSLFWSSVLFLGGALLFRNFLADAANVDVEYITYTIWILVLDALVIIPFSKLRADGRPMYYAIIKIGNVAVNLGLNVFFLLYLPKLAEAYPGSFLATIYVRNFEIGYIFLSNLIASLLTLIIMLPHYFRISWHIDMKLWKTIMRYGLPIMVAGIAFAINETFDRILLEWLLPADIAKAEVGVYSACYKLALFMALYATAFRLGIEPFFFSHAGNESAPQTYALITKYFVIFGSAILLGVVVFADILKLIFVNNSAYWDGMKVVPLIIIANFFLGIYHNLSVWYKLSDKTKIGAYISIIGAIVTLVLNFALIPYWSYMGSAIATISAYGSMMLISYFLGNKYYHIPYDVKTIGGYLALSIGFSLIYFYLFRENYYVGGAMLLLFMLFLYKNEKDTLMRIARRK; this is encoded by the coding sequence TTGAGCCAGTTTAAAAACCTCTTTAAGCAGACAGCTATATACGGGCTTGCAACGGTATTGCCGCGTATGCTAAGCTTTTTGCTGGTTCGGCTTTATACTGATTTGCTTCCGGAAGAGGAATACGGCGAGGTATCAATTATCTTTTCATGGATAGTGTTTTTTAATGTTATCCTGGCGTATGGCATGGAAACATCATTCTTCAGGTTTTACAATAAAGATGATTCGGCTAAGGTTACTTCCACGACTACAGTTTCACTTTTTTGGTCTTCTGTTTTATTTCTGGGTGGCGCATTATTGTTCCGTAACTTTTTAGCAGATGCCGCCAACGTAGATGTAGAGTATATCACTTACACCATTTGGATATTAGTACTCGATGCCCTGGTTATCATACCTTTTTCAAAACTCCGTGCCGACGGCAGACCGATGTACTATGCTATCATCAAGATTGGCAACGTAGCCGTAAACCTCGGGCTGAATGTATTCTTCCTGCTTTACCTTCCAAAGCTTGCAGAGGCTTATCCGGGCAGTTTCCTCGCAACCATTTATGTTCGCAATTTCGAAATTGGGTATATCTTTCTTTCAAACCTTATTGCAAGCCTGCTCACGCTCATCATCATGCTGCCGCATTACTTCCGCATCTCCTGGCATATTGATATGAAACTTTGGAAGACTATTATGCGTTACGGACTCCCCATTATGGTAGCCGGCATCGCTTTTGCCATCAATGAAACTTTCGACAGAATTTTACTGGAATGGCTCCTGCCTGCAGATATCGCCAAAGCCGAGGTGGGGGTGTATTCAGCCTGCTACAAACTTGCACTATTTATGGCGCTATATGCCACGGCGTTCAGGCTGGGTATAGAACCATTTTTCTTTAGCCACGCAGGCAATGAGTCGGCTCCCCAAACTTATGCTCTTATCACCAAATATTTTGTAATTTTCGGGTCGGCTATACTCTTAGGAGTTGTAGTCTTTGCCGATATATTAAAACTTATCTTTGTCAATAATTCCGCTTATTGGGACGGTATGAAAGTGGTCCCGCTCATCATCATTGCCAACTTCTTTCTCGGGATATATCACAACCTTTCGGTATGGTACAAGCTGTCCGACAAGACTAAAATCGGCGCATACATTTCAATCATTGGTGCAATCGTAACGCTTGTACTCAATTTCGCTCTAATCCCATACTGGAGTTACATGGGTTCAGCCATTGCAACCATTTCAGCTTATGGGAGCATGATGCTCATTAGTTATTTCCTTGGCAATAAATACTACCATATTCCTTATGATGTAAAAACGATTGGTGGCTATCTGGCGCTGTCTATTGGTTTCAGCCTTATATATTTCTATCTCTTCCGTGAAAATTACTATGTTGGGGGAGCGATGCTGCTGCTTTTCATGCTGTTTTTGTATAAAAATGAAAAAGACACCTTGATGCGCATTGCTCGCAGGAAATAA
- the dut gene encoding dUTP diphosphatase has translation MIIKIINKSNHPLPNYETIASAGMDLRANLTEPVTLTPLGRAIIGTGLFIELPIGYEAQVRPRSGLAAKKGVTVLNSPGTVDADYRGEIGVILVNLSNEPFTVENGERIAQLVIAKHERAEWLEAELLTETSRGAGGFGSTGVK, from the coding sequence ATGATAATTAAGATAATCAATAAGTCAAATCATCCGTTACCTAACTATGAAACCATAGCCTCTGCCGGGATGGATCTTCGCGCAAATCTTACCGAGCCGGTTACGCTCACTCCGCTTGGCCGCGCCATAATTGGCACAGGCCTTTTTATAGAATTGCCCATAGGATATGAAGCGCAGGTAAGGCCACGCAGCGGACTGGCAGCTAAAAAAGGAGTAACGGTGCTAAACAGCCCGGGGACAGTAGATGCCGATTACCGTGGCGAGATTGGCGTTATCCTTGTCAACCTTTCCAATGAACCTTTTACCGTTGAAAACGGCGAACGCATTGCACAGCTTGTGATCGCTAAGCACGAACGCGCTGAATGGCTTGAAGCGGAGTTACTAACCGAGACATCTCGTGGTGCTGGAGGCTTTGGCAGCACCGGAGTAAAATAA